The Mycolicibacterium parafortuitum nucleotide sequence CACGCTGTGCGCCAACGGGCACATCGCGACGTTCGAGCCGGGGCCCATCTGTACCGAAGGGGACCCGGCCACCTGCTTCTATGTGATGCTCGACGGCGAGTTGGTGATGTCGAAACGCTCCGGCGGCGTCGACCTGGAAACCAACCGGACGTCGCAGCGCGGCGTGTACTGCGGGGCCTGGTCGGCGTATGTGCCCGGTGAGGACAAGACCTACCAGGCGTCGGTGCGGGTGACCCGGCCGTCCCGGTTCTTCGTGCTGGACGCCGCGGCGTTCGCGCAGTTCATGCAGACCGAGTTCCCGATGGCGGTGCACCTGCTGGAGGGCCACATGGTCGGCGGTATGCGGCAGCGCCAGATCATCGACACCCGGGAGAAGCTGCTCGCCCTCGGCCAACTGTCGGCGGGGCTGACCCACCAGCTCAACAACCCCGCCGGGGCGACCGCCCGCGCTGTCGCCGACCTGCGCGAGGGTGTCGGCAAGATGCGGCACAAACTGGCGATGCTCGCCGACGGGAAGTTCACCCCGGAGGCGTTGCGGGTGCTGGTGAGCATCCAGGACGAGGTCGCCGAGCAGGTGGCCAAATCGAAGACCCAGGACCTGACCGCGCTGGAGACCGCCGACCGGGAGGACCAGATCGGCGACTGGCTGGAATCGCACGGGATCTCGGCGGCGTGGGACTACGCGCCGTCGTTCGTGGAGGCCGGTCTCGACGTGGACTGGCTCGAACGTGTCGAGGCGTCCATCGACGACGTGGACTGCTCGGCGACGCTGCCCGGCGCGATCGGCTGGCTGAAGTACACCATCGACAACGAGTTGCTGATGAACCAGATCGCCGAGGCCAGCAAGCGCATCTCGGCGCTGCTGGCCGGCGCCAAGCAGTACTCGCAGATGGACCGCGCCGAATACCAGAAGGTCAACGTCCACGAGTTGTTGTTCAGCACCGTCAAGACGATCTTCGGCGACAAACTCGGCAGGGACAAGGTCGACCTGGTCTGGGACAAGGACAAGACTCTGCCCGAATTGCTCTGTTACCCAGGCGATCTCAACCAGGTATGGACCAACCTCATCGACAACGCGATCCAGGCGATGAACGGTGTGGGCACGTTGACCATCCGCACCATGAGGGAGAACGAGGACATGATCCGGGTGGAGATCTGCGACGACGGGCCCGGCATCCCCGAGGACATCCAGGACCGCATCTTCACGCCGTTCTTCACCACCAAGCCCGTCGGCGAGGGCACCGGGCTGGGACTGGACCTCGCCTGGCGCATCGTCGTCGAGAAGCACAAGGGCAACCTGACGGTGCAGTCCCGGCCCGGCGACACGCGCTTCGTGGTGTGCCTGCCGCTGGCCGCGCCGGCGCCGGAAGTCGCCACC carries:
- a CDS encoding ATP-binding protein, with amino-acid sequence MGDKCVPEELRTLFLFESLTDEQLDTLCANGHIATFEPGPICTEGDPATCFYVMLDGELVMSKRSGGVDLETNRTSQRGVYCGAWSAYVPGEDKTYQASVRVTRPSRFFVLDAAAFAQFMQTEFPMAVHLLEGHMVGGMRQRQIIDTREKLLALGQLSAGLTHQLNNPAGATARAVADLREGVGKMRHKLAMLADGKFTPEALRVLVSIQDEVAEQVAKSKTQDLTALETADREDQIGDWLESHGISAAWDYAPSFVEAGLDVDWLERVEASIDDVDCSATLPGAIGWLKYTIDNELLMNQIAEASKRISALLAGAKQYSQMDRAEYQKVNVHELLFSTVKTIFGDKLGRDKVDLVWDKDKTLPELLCYPGDLNQVWTNLIDNAIQAMNGVGTLTIRTMRENEDMIRVEICDDGPGIPEDIQDRIFTPFFTTKPVGEGTGLGLDLAWRIVVEKHKGNLTVQSRPGDTRFVVCLPLAAPAPEVATND